A genomic stretch from Terriglobia bacterium includes:
- a CDS encoding ubiquinone/menaquinone biosynthesis methyltransferase, which translates to MPEQVKTSTIDPNKPPEKPSSGVRGTTPAGTSDERSAAHAVRQMFDEIAPRYDLLNHVLSMNVDRLWWRRTARIFSHILSRSDARVLDLCAGTGDMSVAMRAVASRQESSAAILALDFSHQMLQHGLAKFNAKKIQPVEADALHLPLADNSVDLVVSSFGFRNLANYDAGLHEIFRVLKPRGEIGILDFSEPGGLLGKLYGFYFRKVLPKIGTMISGVRGPYEYLPASVQKFPAPQEMLQRMESVGFRDVSWTPYTFAIAGLYRAVK; encoded by the coding sequence ATGCCTGAGCAGGTCAAGACCTCCACTATTGATCCTAACAAGCCGCCCGAGAAGCCCTCCAGCGGCGTGCGCGGAACTACGCCTGCGGGAACATCCGACGAGCGTTCCGCCGCGCATGCCGTGCGGCAGATGTTTGATGAAATCGCTCCGCGTTATGATCTTCTCAACCACGTTCTTTCCATGAATGTCGACCGTCTCTGGTGGCGGCGCACAGCCCGCATTTTCAGCCACATTCTTTCGCGCAGCGATGCCCGCGTGCTTGATCTCTGCGCGGGCACGGGCGATATGTCGGTGGCCATGCGCGCCGTGGCTTCGCGGCAGGAAAGTAGCGCCGCAATTCTGGCGCTCGATTTCTCCCACCAGATGCTGCAACACGGCCTGGCCAAGTTCAATGCAAAAAAAATCCAGCCGGTAGAGGCCGATGCTCTCCATCTTCCACTGGCCGATAACAGTGTAGATCTCGTCGTTTCTTCTTTCGGCTTCCGCAACCTGGCGAATTACGACGCCGGTCTACATGAAATATTCCGCGTGCTTAAGCCGCGAGGTGAAATCGGCATATTGGATTTCAGCGAGCCCGGCGGCCTGCTGGGCAAACTTTATGGGTTCTATTTCCGCAAGGTCTTACCAAAGATCGGGACGATGATTTCCGGCGTGCGCGGCCCCTACGAATACCTTCCCGCTTCCGTCCAGAAATTTCCTGCGCCGCAGGAAATGCTCCAGCGCATGGAATCCGTCGGTTTCAGGGATGTGAGTTGGACGCCATATACATTTGCGATTGCAGGTTTATATCGAGCAGTGAAGTAG
- a CDS encoding 1-(5-phosphoribosyl)-5-[(5-phosphoribosylamino)methylideneamino] imidazole-4-carboxamide isomerase — translation MLIPSIDLMGGKIVQLVQGEKKALEFDDFEYWIERFSTFPLVQLIDLDAAMGHGSNRELIAAICKRLPCQTGGGIRDVARAGELLALGAKRVIFGSALLKDGAINTSLADEAAETLGTEHLTFAIDSRQGKVAIKGWKESTAIDPKDMVRALDPYCSAFLYTHIDTEGTLAGFPIEIARELAGLTKNKMIVAGGIRSRAEVDQLDAIGVDAVVGMAIYTGAMQ, via the coding sequence GTGCTGATTCCTTCCATTGATCTAATGGGCGGCAAAATCGTGCAACTTGTCCAGGGAGAAAAGAAAGCCCTGGAGTTTGACGACTTTGAATATTGGATTGAGCGCTTCTCCACGTTTCCTCTTGTCCAGTTGATTGACCTTGACGCTGCCATGGGCCACGGAAGCAACCGTGAATTGATTGCAGCAATTTGCAAACGCCTTCCCTGCCAGACAGGCGGGGGCATTCGCGACGTTGCGCGCGCCGGCGAACTGTTGGCTCTGGGCGCGAAGCGCGTAATTTTTGGTTCGGCGCTGCTGAAAGACGGCGCAATTAATACTTCATTGGCAGACGAAGCGGCTGAGACTCTGGGCACAGAACATCTCACCTTTGCCATCGATTCACGCCAGGGCAAGGTCGCTATCAAGGGCTGGAAGGAGAGCACGGCAATCGACCCGAAAGACATGGTCCGCGCTCTCGACCCTTATTGCAGCGCTTTTCTTTATACGCACATTGATACGGAAGGAACCTTGGCAGGGTTTCCCATTGAAATAGCGCGCGAATTAGCCGGCCTCACCAAGAATAAAATGATCGTGGCCGGTGGCATCCGCTCTCGCGCTGAAGTGGACCAACTGGATGCTATCGGCGTGGATGCGGTAGTGGGCATGGCGATTTACACGGGAGCGATGCAGTAA
- the hisF gene encoding imidazole glycerol phosphate synthase subunit HisF, producing MAKRIIACLDVDAGRVVKGIQFQQLRDAGDPAELAVAHASAGADEIVLLDITATNEGRKTLAETVRRTARDLFVPFTVGGGIRTLQDAAQVFDAGADKVSINSAALANPALISEIAGRFGSQAVIVAIDARRGTGPADRAEVFVSGGRTATGKKALQWAREAEERGAGEILLTSMDRDGTGLGFDCELTSAVASSVSIPVIASGGAGNAQHFVDVFSAGHADAALAASIFHFATHGIGELKETLLRSGIPMRWPC from the coding sequence CTGGCCAAGCGCATCATCGCCTGTCTTGATGTGGATGCCGGACGCGTCGTGAAGGGCATACAGTTTCAGCAGCTGCGCGATGCTGGTGATCCCGCCGAGTTGGCGGTTGCGCACGCCTCGGCTGGGGCCGACGAGATTGTGCTGCTCGATATTACCGCCACTAACGAAGGCCGCAAGACCTTGGCAGAAACTGTTCGTCGGACGGCCCGCGATCTCTTTGTGCCGTTTACCGTTGGCGGCGGCATTCGAACGCTGCAAGATGCTGCCCAGGTCTTTGACGCCGGCGCGGACAAAGTCAGCATCAACTCCGCAGCGCTCGCGAATCCAGCGCTGATCAGCGAGATTGCAGGGCGCTTTGGCTCGCAGGCGGTGATTGTTGCCATTGATGCGCGGCGCGGAACGGGTCCGGCAGATAGAGCTGAGGTCTTTGTCTCCGGCGGACGCACTGCAACGGGCAAGAAAGCGCTGCAGTGGGCACGCGAAGCCGAAGAGCGTGGCGCGGGCGAAATCCTTCTCACTTCAATGGACCGCGACGGCACCGGCCTGGGCTTTGACTGCGAGCTTACATCGGCTGTTGCTTCATCTGTTTCGATTCCGGTGATCGCCTCCGGCGGCGCGGGCAACGCACAGCATTTCGTCGATGTCTTTTCCGCTGGCCATGCCGACGCAGCATTGGCGGCCTCAATTTTTCATTTTGCTACCCACGGCATTGGTGAACTCAAGGAGACGCTTCTTCGCTCAGGCATTCCCATGAGGTGGCCGTGCTGA
- the hisH gene encoding imidazole glycerol phosphate synthase subunit HisH — MIAIVDYGAGNISSVKKALEHLGEDAQVTSDPLVITAAQKLVMPGVGHFSRCQSLNEYLRAPVLDVIKSGKPFLGICVGMQWLFAGSAEAPETPGAALFAGECSRFPASVKSPHVGWNQLEVRPGARLLQGVNSGAFVYYTHSYRSPVIAETTACTNYGGAFSAAVERENVFGVQFHPEKSAAAGLKILENFCAL, encoded by the coding sequence ATGATCGCGATTGTGGATTACGGCGCGGGCAATATTAGCTCGGTGAAAAAGGCGCTGGAACATCTTGGCGAGGACGCGCAGGTGACCTCCGATCCTTTAGTGATCACCGCCGCGCAGAAACTTGTTATGCCGGGCGTCGGCCACTTCAGCCGATGCCAATCGCTCAATGAATACCTGCGGGCGCCAGTGCTTGATGTCATCAAGAGCGGTAAACCGTTTCTGGGAATCTGCGTCGGCATGCAGTGGCTGTTTGCGGGCAGCGCGGAAGCACCGGAAACACCTGGGGCCGCTCTCTTCGCGGGCGAATGCTCGCGCTTCCCTGCTTCAGTAAAGTCGCCTCATGTCGGCTGGAACCAATTAGAGGTCCGACCGGGGGCGCGCCTGCTCCAGGGCGTGAACAGCGGAGCGTTTGTGTATTACACCCATTCTTACCGTTCTCCCGTGATCGCCGAGACTACGGCATGCACAAATTATGGCGGAGCATTTTCTGCTGCCGTGGAGCGCGAGAATGTCTTTGGTGTGCAGTTTCATCCGGAAAAATCCGCTGCAGCAGGTTTGAAAATCCTGGAGAATTTCTGTGCCTTGTAA
- the hisB gene encoding imidazoleglycerol-phosphate dehydratase HisB, which translates to MRKASITRLTTETQIKLALTIEGGGRYEVSTGIRFLDHMLELFARHGAFDLKLKATGDLDVDQHHTVEDVGIALGEAFDKALGDKRGIMRAGYFLMPMDETLGLAAIDFSGRAAAVVDTRVKTRVVGDLQSELVYDFFEGFARGARANVHLKIVYGRSNHHKIEALFKAFARALRVACSRDKQLARMLPSTKGLL; encoded by the coding sequence ATGAGAAAAGCGTCGATCACGCGTTTGACTACAGAAACGCAGATCAAACTCGCGCTGACCATTGAGGGCGGCGGCCGTTATGAAGTTTCCACCGGAATCCGATTTCTGGATCACATGCTGGAACTCTTTGCCCGCCATGGAGCTTTCGACCTGAAGCTGAAAGCCACCGGAGACCTCGACGTGGACCAGCATCACACTGTGGAAGACGTGGGCATTGCTCTGGGTGAAGCGTTTGATAAGGCGCTGGGCGATAAGCGCGGCATCATGCGCGCAGGATATTTTCTGATGCCGATGGATGAAACGCTCGGTCTCGCCGCGATCGACTTCAGCGGTCGTGCCGCCGCAGTAGTAGATACTCGTGTAAAAACGCGGGTGGTGGGCGATCTGCAGTCGGAACTGGTTTACGATTTCTTTGAAGGCTTTGCTCGTGGCGCGCGCGCCAATGTCCACCTCAAGATAGTCTATGGACGTTCCAACCATCACAAGATTGAAGCGCTCTTCAAGGCCTTTGCCCGAGCATTGCGCGTGGCCTGCTCACGCGATAAGCAACTGGCCAGAATGCTGCCGAGCACCAAGGGCCTTCTATGA
- the hisC gene encoding histidinol-phosphate transaminase codes for MLKARQCVREMREYHSPLSSPTTELRLDMNESTTGCSPRVLAKLNSMDARTLALYPRREAGEKLVADFLGVAPQQLLLTNGADEAIDLLCRAYLEPQDEIVIVVPTFAMYDVFSQMEHAKAVRVPAGPDFSFPLERVLNALTAKTRIVVICNPNNPTGVDVPRSAIMQISQAAPDAAILLDEAYFDFYGQTMLDQVGKLPNLFIARTFSKAYGLAGIRLGAMVGDVEQISVLRRMASPFNVNAFAIECLAEALADRQFVADYVTQVIASREWLHKELEKLSFKCWPSHGNFILCRLGEEKKSILDALRARGISLRDRPDCEGCVRITIGKQQEMERLMAELKQILSKLPTANQAAR; via the coding sequence ATGCTTAAGGCGCGCCAGTGCGTCCGCGAGATGCGCGAATACCATTCTCCACTCAGCAGTCCCACAACTGAACTTCGCCTGGACATGAATGAGAGCACTACGGGCTGCTCGCCGCGCGTCCTTGCCAAACTGAACAGCATGGATGCGCGCACGCTGGCGCTGTATCCGCGCCGTGAGGCCGGAGAAAAGCTGGTGGCAGATTTTCTGGGCGTTGCGCCACAGCAGCTTCTGCTCACCAATGGCGCGGACGAGGCCATTGATCTTCTTTGTCGCGCCTATCTTGAGCCGCAGGATGAGATCGTCATCGTGGTCCCGACGTTCGCCATGTATGACGTGTTTTCCCAGATGGAACATGCGAAGGCCGTTCGTGTGCCGGCAGGCCCGGATTTCAGTTTCCCTCTGGAGCGCGTGCTGAATGCTCTGACGGCCAAGACGCGGATCGTCGTCATCTGCAATCCCAACAATCCCACGGGCGTCGACGTGCCGCGCTCAGCGATTATGCAAATCAGCCAGGCAGCGCCTGATGCGGCAATCCTGCTGGACGAAGCGTACTTTGATTTCTATGGCCAGACCATGCTCGACCAAGTTGGCAAGCTGCCCAACTTGTTCATTGCCCGAACATTTTCTAAGGCTTACGGACTGGCGGGCATCCGGCTGGGCGCGATGGTAGGCGATGTGGAACAGATATCGGTATTGCGGCGCATGGCTTCTCCCTTCAACGTGAATGCGTTCGCCATTGAGTGTCTGGCTGAAGCGCTGGCAGACCGCCAGTTTGTAGCCGACTACGTTACGCAGGTCATCGCCAGCCGGGAATGGCTGCACAAGGAACTGGAAAAGCTCAGCTTCAAGTGCTGGCCCAGCCATGGCAACTTTATCCTCTGCCGTTTGGGCGAAGAGAAAAAGTCCATTCTTGACGCTTTGCGCGCGCGCGGCATTTCGTTGCGTGACCGCCCAGATTGCGAAGGCTGCGTGCGCATCACCATTGGCAAGCAGCAAGAGATGGAACGGCTGATGGCCGAACTCAAGCAGATATTGTCTAAACTTCCCACGGCGAATCAGGCAGCGCGATGA
- the hisD gene encoding histidinol dehydrogenase, with translation MRTLRGRKAEAFVRALEQRGATDLARVEQKVARIVVDVRKNGDKALRRYAEKLDGLQAKQPLRVADAELEQAWSAVPEVFKQALKVAADNIRQYCEWQKPQQWRNAIAPGINVGQVVRPLQSAGCYVPGGRYPLPSTMLMTVIPAQVAGVREIRIVSPRPAPETLATAHFLGVHEFYRIGGAQAIAALAYGTTSIQKVDKIVGPGNLFVTAAKKLVAFDCGIDFLAGPTEIVIVSERGEPRFIAADLVAQAEHDPDTLAVFITSSATLSEKVATEAKLAATQNELAKVSLKENGAILLAESHEQALEFANRIAAEHITVNEEDLAHINNAGSIFIGDYSPQAAGDYASGPNHVLPTGGVARFRGGLGVQDFVKTISVQQLSRDGLDRIASAVITLAEAEGLKAHAESIRVRSANA, from the coding sequence ATGCGGACGCTGCGTGGCCGCAAAGCCGAGGCTTTTGTTCGAGCACTGGAACAGCGCGGCGCAACCGACCTGGCTCGCGTGGAGCAAAAGGTGGCGCGCATCGTGGTCGATGTGCGCAAAAACGGAGACAAGGCTTTGCGACGCTATGCCGAAAAACTAGACGGCTTGCAAGCCAAGCAGCCGCTCCGCGTTGCAGATGCAGAACTCGAGCAAGCATGGAGCGCGGTTCCCGAAGTCTTCAAACAAGCGTTGAAGGTCGCAGCCGACAATATACGGCAATATTGCGAATGGCAAAAGCCGCAGCAGTGGCGCAACGCCATAGCGCCGGGAATCAACGTCGGGCAGGTCGTGAGACCATTACAGTCTGCCGGCTGCTACGTTCCTGGCGGGCGCTATCCTCTGCCTTCAACCATGCTCATGACGGTGATCCCCGCACAGGTGGCGGGCGTTCGGGAAATTCGCATTGTATCTCCCCGCCCGGCCCCAGAGACCCTGGCGACCGCGCATTTCCTCGGCGTGCACGAGTTCTACAGAATCGGCGGAGCACAAGCGATTGCCGCATTGGCCTATGGAACAACAAGTATCCAAAAGGTCGACAAGATCGTGGGGCCGGGAAACCTGTTTGTGACCGCCGCAAAGAAGCTCGTTGCCTTTGATTGCGGCATCGACTTTCTTGCCGGACCGACAGAGATTGTGATTGTGAGCGAACGCGGCGAACCACGATTCATCGCCGCTGATCTGGTCGCCCAGGCAGAACACGACCCCGACACGCTGGCCGTGTTCATCACATCTTCTGCCACGCTGTCGGAAAAGGTCGCTACCGAAGCAAAGCTAGCCGCGACACAAAATGAACTCGCGAAAGTTTCTCTCAAAGAAAACGGCGCAATTCTGCTGGCCGAATCCCACGAACAAGCTCTGGAATTTGCCAACCGCATTGCCGCCGAGCACATTACCGTGAATGAAGAAGACCTTGCGCATATCAACAATGCGGGGTCGATCTTCATCGGGGACTATTCCCCGCAGGCAGCGGGCGACTACGCTTCCGGACCTAACCATGTGCTTCCCACCGGCGGTGTGGCGCGTTTTCGGGGTGGACTTGGAGTGCAGGATTTTGTTAAGACCATCTCTGTCCAGCAGCTTTCACGCGATGGGCTGGACCGTATCGCTTCCGCGGTGATCACGCTGGCGGAAGCAGAGGGCCTGAAAGCCCACGCAGAATCTATTCGAGTGAGGTCAGCAAATGCTTAA
- the hisG gene encoding ATP phosphoribosyltransferase, whose protein sequence is MKLRVGLPKGSLQESTIALFKRAGLNVYTSSRSYFAATDDPEIECMLIRAQEMARYVDHGALDCGLTGKDWVVESGLELQTAAELTYAKQGLGKVRWVLAVPEDSAFKKAEDLAGKIIATELVNVTRNFFAGRNVPVKVEFSWGATEVKPPTLADAIVEITETGSSLRANRLRIIETIMESSTQLIANKAAWASDEKRHKIENLALMLSGAIYAQGRVGLMLNVRKQDLPGVLAVLPALQKPTISTLSDGEWVAVNTIIEESTAWKIMPQLKAAKAEGIVEYPLNKVVL, encoded by the coding sequence ATGAAGCTGCGCGTCGGGTTACCCAAGGGAAGTTTGCAGGAATCAACCATCGCCCTGTTCAAGCGCGCGGGCCTAAACGTTTACACCAGCAGCCGTTCGTATTTTGCCGCCACTGACGATCCGGAAATTGAGTGCATGCTGATCCGCGCCCAGGAAATGGCACGCTACGTTGATCACGGCGCGCTCGACTGCGGCCTTACCGGCAAGGACTGGGTGGTGGAAAGCGGCCTGGAGTTGCAAACCGCCGCCGAACTGACCTACGCAAAGCAGGGCCTCGGCAAAGTGCGCTGGGTGCTCGCCGTGCCGGAAGATTCAGCATTCAAGAAAGCCGAGGACCTGGCGGGAAAGATTATCGCCACCGAACTGGTAAATGTGACTCGTAATTTCTTTGCAGGCCGCAATGTTCCGGTGAAGGTTGAATTTTCCTGGGGCGCGACCGAAGTAAAGCCGCCCACGCTGGCCGACGCCATCGTTGAAATCACAGAAACCGGCAGCTCTCTCCGCGCCAACCGCCTGCGCATCATCGAAACCATTATGGAGTCCAGCACGCAACTCATCGCCAACAAAGCGGCATGGGCAAGTGACGAGAAACGCCACAAGATTGAAAATCTTGCCCTGATGCTCTCCGGCGCCATCTATGCCCAGGGCCGCGTTGGACTGATGCTCAACGTTCGCAAACAGGACCTGCCGGGCGTCCTGGCCGTGCTGCCTGCGTTGCAGAAGCCAACCATTTCCACCCTGAGCGATGGCGAGTGGGTGGCGGTGAATACAATCATTGAGGAATCCACCGCGTGGAAAATCATGCCTCAACTCAAAGCCGCCAAAGCCGAAGGTATTGTTGAGTATCCATTGAATAAGGTGGTGCTGTAA
- the hisI gene encoding phosphoribosyl-AMP cyclohydrolase: MQIDFDKMDGLAPAIVQEDSTGEVLMVGFMNSEAYARTVETGYVTFYSRTRQKLWMKGETSGNRLRIVSALTDCDRDTLLFRVQVEGDGLVCHTGTKSCFTEPIAVNTVEAPR, encoded by the coding sequence ATGCAGATTGATTTTGACAAAATGGATGGCCTGGCCCCCGCCATTGTGCAGGAAGACTCCACGGGCGAGGTACTGATGGTGGGATTTATGAATTCTGAAGCTTACGCACGAACCGTGGAAACCGGCTATGTGACGTTTTATTCCCGTACCCGGCAAAAGCTGTGGATGAAAGGCGAGACCTCCGGCAACCGGCTCCGCATAGTTTCTGCATTGACGGATTGCGATCGCGATACACTGCTGTTCCGTGTGCAGGTGGAAGGCGACGGTCTGGTATGCCACACCGGCACAAAGTCATGCTTTACTGAGCCGATTGCAGTCAACACCGTGGAGGCGCCGCGATGA
- a CDS encoding MATE family efflux transporter, with product METREIGQEFRPMLRLAAPLALTELGWLAMAFTDTVMVGRLPDSATAIGAVSLGSTLFYTIGIFGSGVMLGMDTLVAQAYGARRLEECHRTMWNSLYLACILSPILMASVLIFLPLFGHLGLAPSLVSTTVPFLKALVWSTLPLALYFALRRYLQSMHIVKPVVFALVSANLVNLAGNWVLVYGHLGARAFGVAGSGWSTCISRAYMVVVLAIAAVYYDRKRSSGLWSASRRFELNRIRVLLRLGLPAAAQLLLEVGAFAMATFLIGKLGAVQLAGHQIALNVASFTYMVPLGICSAAAVRVGHAMGAQDAHAAARAGWMAIFFGALFMSCSGLALFLFARPIARAYTPEAAVVNAGATLLLVAAVFQLFDGLQVVATGALRGAGNTRIPMLANFVGYWVIGLPLGAFLCFKMKMGAVGMWLGLCLALVLIGSVLLAVWQAEIKRLTLTRSTATGV from the coding sequence GTGGAAACGCGTGAGATAGGCCAGGAATTTCGTCCCATGTTGCGGCTGGCAGCGCCGCTTGCCCTTACTGAGCTGGGATGGCTGGCCATGGCATTTACTGACACCGTAATGGTGGGTCGGCTGCCGGATAGCGCGACCGCCATTGGCGCGGTCAGCCTCGGCAGCACGCTTTTTTACACGATTGGAATTTTTGGCAGCGGTGTAATGCTGGGTATGGACACTTTGGTGGCGCAGGCGTATGGCGCACGTCGTCTGGAAGAGTGCCACCGCACCATGTGGAACTCGCTTTATCTGGCATGCATTCTGTCTCCCATTTTAATGGCCTCGGTATTGATATTTCTGCCACTGTTCGGCCATTTAGGACTTGCGCCATCACTGGTCAGTACGACGGTCCCATTTCTTAAAGCGCTGGTCTGGAGCACGCTGCCGCTTGCTCTCTACTTTGCCTTGCGACGCTACCTGCAGTCCATGCACATTGTTAAGCCCGTGGTATTTGCCCTGGTATCGGCGAACCTGGTGAACCTGGCGGGGAACTGGGTGCTGGTTTACGGGCATCTTGGAGCGCGGGCCTTTGGTGTGGCCGGCAGCGGATGGTCCACGTGCATCTCTCGGGCATATATGGTCGTGGTGCTGGCGATTGCAGCGGTGTATTACGATCGCAAACGATCCAGCGGGCTGTGGAGCGCTTCACGGCGTTTTGAACTCAATCGGATACGCGTGCTGCTGCGGCTGGGACTTCCGGCAGCGGCGCAGCTATTACTTGAGGTCGGCGCTTTTGCCATGGCAACTTTTCTGATCGGCAAACTTGGCGCGGTGCAGCTTGCCGGACACCAGATTGCCCTCAATGTTGCGAGCTTCACTTATATGGTTCCGCTAGGAATATGCTCCGCCGCGGCTGTGCGGGTGGGCCACGCCATGGGCGCACAGGATGCGCACGCGGCCGCCCGCGCCGGATGGATGGCAATCTTCTTTGGCGCACTTTTCATGTCGTGCTCAGGGCTGGCGCTGTTCTTGTTTGCCAGGCCGATTGCTCGCGCATATACGCCGGAAGCCGCCGTGGTCAATGCCGGGGCCACGTTGCTGCTGGTGGCGGCGGTGTTCCAGTTATTCGATGGACTACAGGTTGTTGCGACGGGAGCGCTCAGAGGCGCTGGTAACACCCGTATTCCTATGCTCGCTAATTTTGTCGGCTACTGGGTAATAGGCCTTCCGCTGGGCGCGTTCCTGTGCTTCAAGATGAAAATGGGAGCAGTGGGCATGTGGCTGGGGTTGTGTCTGGCGCTCGTATTGATTGGGAGCGTCCTGTTGGCTGTGTGGCAAGCCGAGATTAAACGACTAACCCTGACAAGATCAACAGCGACCGGAGTGTGA